From Medicago truncatula cultivar Jemalong A17 chromosome 7, MtrunA17r5.0-ANR, whole genome shotgun sequence, a single genomic window includes:
- the LOC25480352 gene encoding uncharacterized protein isoform X2 — protein sequence MEEHDEAEVDNTNNSQLTSLKPKLVETSLPESGNKVDVTQLEKEQQTLVGNSMQNQLGDKDLNVKKGSTDPIVSNIATPMNNKASLRKKRSKSKSLHMSVKFAVIREINRLTSSVMRKFETTRVGSGSSTASKDRWTPITTPTKTSKNELQKHPSFSPLTEQKRKNMESPIISSLLSLRIEDRDACRKKERAQTKTIKPRLCFCFKPRQLPEFNKEGEGSNRGTKEKSLTPGTRVTSSVVQSKASLSAEILTTYENTSPNIQHGIQHERNY from the exons ATGGAAGAACATGATGAGGCAGAAGTTGATAACACCAACAATTCACAGTTAACAAGTCTAAAACCTAAACTTGTTGAGACAAGTTTACCTGAAAGTGGAAACAAGGTAGATGTAACTCAACTTGAGAAGGAGCAGCAAACCCTTGTAGGGAATTCAATGCAAAACCAGCTTGGTGATAAGGACTTAAATGTAAAG AAAGGTTCCACAGATCCTATTGTTTCAAATATTGCTACCCCAATGAATAACAAGGCTTCATTAAGAAAGAAGAGATCAAAATCGAAGTCACTTCACATGTCAGTAAAGTTTGCAGTCATTAGAGAAATTAATAGATTGACTTCATCTGTAATGAGGAAATTTGAAACTACAAGAGTTGGTTCTGGTTCTTCCACAGCTTCAAAGGATAGATGGACTCCTATAACAACACCAACAAAG ACCTCCAAGAATGAGCTGCAAAAGCACCCTTCATTTTCTCCACTAACTGAACAGAAAAG AAAAAATATGGAATCACCAATTATATCATCCCTGTTAAGCTTAAGGATCGAAGATAGGGATGCATGTAGAAAGAAG GAGAGAGCACAGACAAAGACTATAAAACCAAGACTATGCTTTTGTTTCAAACCGAGGCAACTACCCGAATTTAACAAGGAAGGAGAAGGTTCTAATAGAGGGACAAAAGAG AAATCACTGACACCAGGAACAAGAGTCACTTCTAGTGTAGTACAAAGCAAAGCCTCTTTATCTGCTGAGATACTTACTACATATGAAAATACATCTCCAAATATTCAGCATGGAATCCAACATGAAAGAAATTACTAA